In the genome of Pseudomonas sp. B33.4, the window CATTGCTCGGCGCGATGCTTGGCACGGCTTGCGCACTCATCGGTTTGTCGGTGGGGTTGCGCGCGATGAAAATCATCTCGTTGACCGCGCCGGGGTTGGCGGTGAGTTCGTCGTGCTTGGGGTAGAAGTCCCAAGGCATGTCAGCGGTGTTGGTCGACAGAAACTGCACGCGCACCTGGCGCGAAGTGTCGACCACCTGCTCACCCTCGTACTGCCCACCGGTCTTGCCATTGATGCCGAAGGCTTTGCACATCACGTCGTAGATCGGCACCAGGGCAAAGCCGAAGACAAACATCGCCACCACTACACCGAGGAGGCGGGTGACGAGTTTTTTCATCGAGATCGAGTCAGCCATGGTTCATGCCTCGCTCCAGATCCCTTGTGGGAGCGAGCCTGCTCGCGAAGCAGACAACTCGGTGCATCAGATGAACCGCGTCATCGTTCTTCGCGAGCAGGCTCGCTCCCACAGGGAGATCTCTGTTCATTTCACTTCCGGCGGCGTGGTGAAGGTGTGATACGGCGCCGGTGACGGCACGCTCCACTCCAGACCTTCCGCGCCATCCCAAGGCTTGGCCGGTGCAGGCTCGCCACCGCGAATCGTCTTGATCACGATGAACAGGAAGAAGATCTGCGTGGCGCCGAACATGAACGCGCCAATCGAGGAGACCATGTTGAAGTCGGCGAACTGCAGGTTGTAGTCCGGAATCCGTCGCGGCATTCCCGCAAGACCGACGAAGTGCATCGGGAAGAAGGTCAGGTTCATGCCGACAAACGACAGCCAGAAATGCAACTTGCCGAGGGTTTCGTCGTACATGTGGCCGGTCCATTTCGGCAGCCAGTAGTAGGTCGAGGCGAAGATCCCGAAGATCGCGCCCGGCACCAGCACGTAATGGAAGTGCGCGACCACAAAGTAGGTGTCCTGATACTGGAAGTCCGCCGGCGCGATGGCCAGCATCAACCCGGAGAAACCGCCGATGGAGAACAGGATCACGAACGCCACGGCAAACAGCATCGGCGTCTCGAAGGTCAGTGAGCCTTGCCACATCGTGCTGGCCCAGTTGAACACCTTCACTCCGGTTGGCACCGCGATCAGCAGCGTGGCGTACATGAAGAACAGCTCGCCCACCAGCGGAATGCCGACCACGAACATGTGGTGCGCCCAGACAATGAACGACAGGAAGGCGATGCTCGCGGTGGCGTAGACCATCGAGGTGTAGCCGAACAGCGGCTTGCGCGAGAAGGTCGGGATGATCGAGCTGACGGCGCCGAAGGCCGGCAGGATCATGATGTACACCTCGGGATGGCCGAAGAACCAGAACACATGCTGGAACAGCACCGGGTCACCGCCACCGGCCGCACTGAAAAAACTGGTGCCGAAGTGGATGTCCATCAGCATCATCGTCACGCAGCCGGCCAGCACCGGCATCACCGCGATCAGCAGAAACGCAGTGATCAGCCAGGTCCAGACGAACAGCGGCATTTTCATCAGCGTCATGCCGGGCGCGCGCAGATTGAGGATGGTGGCGATCACGTTGATCGCGCCCATGATCGAACTGATGCCCATCAAGTGGATGGCGAAGATGAAGAAGGTCACGCTTTCCGGCGCATACGTTGTCGACAGCGGCGCATAGAACGTCCAGCCGAAGTTCGGTCCGCCACCGGGGGTGAACAGTGTCGACACGAGGATGAGGAACGCCGCTGGCAATAGCCAGAAGCTGAAGTTGTTCAT includes:
- the ctaD gene encoding cytochrome c oxidase subunit I — protein: MSAVIDDHGHADHAHGPAKGLMRWVLTTNHKDIGTLYLWFAFSMFLLGGTFAMVIRAELFQPGLQIVEPAFFNQMTTMHGLVMVFGAVMPAFVGLANWMIPLMIGAPDMALPRMNNFSFWLLPAAFLILVSTLFTPGGGPNFGWTFYAPLSTTYAPESVTFFIFAIHLMGISSIMGAINVIATILNLRAPGMTLMKMPLFVWTWLITAFLLIAVMPVLAGCVTMMLMDIHFGTSFFSAAGGGDPVLFQHVFWFFGHPEVYIMILPAFGAVSSIIPTFSRKPLFGYTSMVYATASIAFLSFIVWAHHMFVVGIPLVGELFFMYATLLIAVPTGVKVFNWASTMWQGSLTFETPMLFAVAFVILFSIGGFSGLMLAIAPADFQYQDTYFVVAHFHYVLVPGAIFGIFASTYYWLPKWTGHMYDETLGKLHFWLSFVGMNLTFFPMHFVGLAGMPRRIPDYNLQFADFNMVSSIGAFMFGATQIFFLFIVIKTIRGGEPAPAKPWDGAEGLEWSVPSPAPYHTFTTPPEVK
- a CDS encoding cytochrome c oxidase assembly protein translates to MADSISMKKLVTRLLGVVVAMFVFGFALVPIYDVMCKAFGINGKTGGQYEGEQVVDTSRQVRVQFLSTNTADMPWDFYPKHDELTANPGAVNEMIFIARNPTDKPMSAQAVPSIAPSNAAAYFHKTECFCFTQQVLQPGQQIEMPVRFIVDRDMPKDVKHLTLSYTLFDITARHPPVAVNTGG